A region of Zootoca vivipara chromosome 15, rZooViv1.1, whole genome shotgun sequence DNA encodes the following proteins:
- the DNAJC30 gene encoding dnaJ homolog subfamily C member 30, mitochondrial: MALLRGLNKGTAAPLLWSVLSRPPHTAGLSGTEPGGGTGRSGSGPQGLYELLGVPSGATQAQIKTAYYKQSFLYHPDRNAGSEEAARRFTLVNEAYLVLGSVALRRKYDRGLLSREDLRTAGKPSGKATTTTGTSSASRTQTFASTRPQDKPIFDFDKFYQAHYGEQLERERFIREKRREMLKRKAEMENMWRRESLQELVVAITFLSVLILLVSFK; encoded by the coding sequence ATGGCCTTGTTAAGGGGCCTGAACAAGGGGACGGCGGCTCCACTGCTGTGGTCGGTGCTCTCCCGCCCGCCCCACACGGCGGGCCTTTCGGGGACCGAACCCGGGGGCGGCACAGGCCGGTCGGGCTCCGGTCCGCAGGGCTTGTACGAGCTGCTGGGGGTCCCCTCGGGGGCCACGCAGGCGCAGATCAAGACGGCATACTACAAGCAGTCTTTTCTGTACCATCCGGACCGCAATGCCGGCAGCGAGGAGGCGGCGCGGCGCTTCACCCTCGTCAACGAGGCCTACCTGGTGCTGGGCAGCGTCGCCCTCCGAAGGAAGTACGACCGCGGCCTGCTCAGCAGGGAGGACCTGCGCACCGCCGGCAAGCCCTCGGGCaaggccaccaccaccaccggcaCCTCTTCAGCCAGCAGGACGCAAACCTTTGCCTCCACGCGGCCCCAGGACAAGCCCATATTCGACTTTGACAAGTTCTACCAGGCCCATTATGGGGAGCAGCTGGAGCGCGAGCGCTTCATCCGCGAGAAGCGACGGGAGATGCTGAAGCGCAAGGCCGAGATGGAAAACATGTGGCGGCGGGAGTCCCTGCAGGAGTTGGTGGTCGCCATCACTTTCTTGTCAGTTCTGATCCTCCTCGTCAGCTTCAAGTga